From the Chthonomonadales bacterium genome, the window CCGTCCGCGAAGGTCCAGTTGTAGCCGTTGTTGTGGCGCGGCGCCTCGCCGGGGCAGTGCAGCCGGTCCTCGGCGGTGGTGCCGCCGCAGGTGCAGCAGCCCGTCGGCAGGAGCGGGCAGTACATCTCCGGCCACTGCGCGGGCTCCTTGTTCCCCAGTTCGGCGAACACGATGTAGTTGGCCGGCTGCTCCGTTGCGGCGTCCCGGCCCAGGGCCTCCCCGTTTTGCGACGCGCCGACGTAGATCATGTAGCTGCGGGCGAGCTTGTTCGGGTTGTCGAGCGGAAGATCCCACGCCGAGGGGATCACGGCGGACGGGCACACGAAGAGGCCCGCGCTCTTGATGTAGGGGAACACGAACGTCGGCCAGAAGGCGCGAAGATCGATCGGGGCCCACCACCAGAGCGGCGGCCCCGTCTCGTCGTAGTCCTGGTTGTACATTCGGAAGGCGAGTCCGAGTTGCTTGCTGTTACTCAGGCACGCCGTCGCCCGAGCCTTCTCGCGCGCCTGTGCGAACACGGGGAAGAGGATCGCGGCCAGAATTGCAATGATCGCGATAACTACAAGCAGTTCGATCAGCGTGAATGCGCGCCGCCTCATCGAGTTACCTCCCTTTCGCCTGGGGATTGGCGGACGTCCATCGCGGGTGCCCGCGGTGCTCTCGTCCACGGCGCGCCAGCCGACGGCCGGCTCACCGCGAACACCGACGATTATAGGAGCCTCAGTGGCGTATGTCAACCGCGAACCGCGCCGTTGGCACGAAAAGCAAGGCCCGGGGAGACGCTCCAGGCGTCTCCCCGGGCCCACGGATGCGCCCGACGCGGCCGTTACTGGCAGGCCGCGGGCGGCGTGTAGCTCTGCTCGGCCAGGTTGCACCAGGTGATGTCGCGGATCAGGCTCGTGATCCGGCGGGCCTTGGCGTGCCCGTCGACATACACCATGTTCGTGGAGCCCTGATGGCGCGGGTAGATGGTCTCGCCGAGCACGCCCAGCAGGTACCGATCGCCGTTGGCGACCGTTCCGGTGTGGCACCAGTCAGGGCCGGAGTTATGCCAGTGGCACCACCAGGCGTTGCTGCTCTCCTGGATCAGCGACACCTCGGCCGCGCGCCCGACATCGCCGAGCTTCACCGGGTAGTGGCCGACCGTTCCCTCGGGCCAGTGCCAGCCGTCCACCATGTTCATGGAGTAGCGCGTGCCCTGCACGTTGTCTGCCGGGAAGCTGCCGGCGGGATCGGCCGGCGTCAGGTTCACCGAGCCCGGGCCGCTCTGGCACGCGTAG encodes:
- a CDS encoding prepilin-type N-terminal cleavage/methylation domain-containing protein yields the protein MRRRAFTLIELLVVIAIIAILAAILFPVFAQAREKARATACLSNSKQLGLAFRMYNQDYDETGPPLWWWAPIDLRAFWPTFVFPYIKSAGLFVCPSAVIPSAWDLPLDNPNKLARSYMIYVGASQNGEALGRDAATEQPANYIVFAELGNKEPAQWPEMYCPLLPTGCCTCGGTTAEDRLHCPGEAPRHNNGYNWTFADGHAKYMSISRTLQQTQPYVGRDDWWARCQYTMWDRTPSDPNDGIH
- a CDS encoding DUF1559 domain-containing protein; translated protein: MKRRAFTLIELLVVIAIIAILAAILFPVFAQAREKARAISCLSNTKQLALAMLMYVQDADETFPAVYNDGIREAGVAKRFIWADAIRPYIKNRDIYACQSGPGSVNLTPADPAGSFPADNVQGTRYSMNMVDGWHWPEGTVGHYPVKLGDVGRAAEVSLIQESSNAWWCHWHNSGPDWCHTGTVANGDRYLLGVLGETIYPRHQGSTNMVYVDGHAKARRITSLIRDITWCNLAEQSYTPPAACQ